DNA from Dermochelys coriacea isolate rDerCor1 chromosome 20, rDerCor1.pri.v4, whole genome shotgun sequence:
tgggagatttttattttaaataaagctgagTTTGGTTTTTGGAGGGCCTGGCGCTCACCTTCTTTCTGCTGTGCATCCCTCCTGGTGCCCTCCAGACCCCATCTTCGGGCTTGTCTAGCTGGGGAAATAGGCTGTACCAGAATAACTAGCCTGCCCTTAGTCCAGTTGGATATCCCAGCTCCTATGGCCAGTCCACGCTTCCACCAGGCTCTGTCGGCATAACCCCTGGTAGAGACACAGTTTTGCCACCCTGACGAATGACAGACAGCATcaacgtgtttttttttttgctggcatAGCAATGCTGAGTAGGGGAGCGTCACCACACCTTTGTACCACAGACCTGGCCTATGTCTGTGTTGACCCTCCACCTGTCTTTGGAACAGGGCTCTCTATTAGGGCAGCGTGTCATGATGCTGCACCATCCCTTTGGTCAGGTTGGTACTGATGAGAGTTGCAGCAACTTGCTTTTCTTTGGTCGCACTCGGTTCCATTGGAGAAAGGAGCATCCATCACGCTTATGTGGCCCTACCTGCTCCCTGGAGTCCATCGGCAACCCTCTGTTTAATGAATGCTATTGACAATGTGGATGAGATCCGCCCAGAGTGGCTGAGGCCAGTTGGAAGAGAATCATAGCCATCGCTTGAACCCCAGTGTGccaaaaaaaaagtatcttttaTATTCTGGGCTGGACCacatctcccatggtgcaccaTGGTTCCCCTCTTGGTGAGAGGaggcagtgcctcatgggaaatAGAGTCCAGCTGAGGAGTCTGACCTGTAGAGGAGCTTGAGGGAATGaggcatctgaactacaactctCATGAAGCCCCATGGCAGCATCGCAAACCAACATTTTGTTGGCTTTCACGGTCgcttgttttaccaaaaaaatccaccattcctgcaggagcaaggctggacCATGACTAGATTTACTTAGTGGAAAACCTGATTTTCCATCAGGGAGCAAGTTCAACAGATAATTTTTAACCATTCCTGATGCCTCTGTCCTGCCTTGGGGGATCCCTCctggggcaggtgtgtgtgtgtgggggggcagtttCCAGGTCTGGCCCTGTCCCAGAGTTGGCTGGAGGCCTCTGTCTAGGGAGCAGCCAACTAGGGATCTGGCATCAGCACTAGATTGGGTTCAAAGATTTCTTTAAGTGTGGGTGGGGCTGTAAAATGTAGCCTCTTCCAAGCCAGCCCCGGCCCTGTGGCTGGAGGACCTGAGAGCTCAGCCCTGCAGAGGTGTCATCTCGGAAACCCCTCATCAATTGCAGATAAGAGCCCGATGGTTGGCTCAAAGTTCCCCTCGCCTTAGCCCTGCTGGGAAGTCCAAGGCTGCCAGATGGGCTGAATGCCAGCAGGGTGCTGCCTTATCCAGCCAATGGGTCTGTTTGCCCCCCTGCCACTGCAGAGTGGGGCAAAGTGGGGGCGGAGGAGCCTCTGGGGGCCTGAGGGGCAGAGATGCTCCTTCATGGAGGGGGATGGGTTGTTCTGGGGCATGAGGGGAACAAAGAGGGGCCCCCGGTGTGGGGCAGAGACAGCCCCTCTTGAGGGGAGTCTGAGGGGGAGAGGCACAGCAATGGGTCCCCCACAGGGGTGGGGGcaaagggcaggggaagggaggtggtCCCTAAGCAGCAGTGCCTAGCAAGAAGATGTTTGAATCGTCGCTCTGGAATGTTGCAAAGCTGCGGGCCAAATGACTCGTTGGTGTAAGCAGCCGTGACAACCTCTCCACTCCTGGGAGCTCCCTTACACTTAGTGCTGATCCCTTTCCTTTCCCCgactgagatgcagccagctctggggcagagtGTAGCACCTGTTCAGTCACGGTGTagggtggggagcagagatgaGGGCCGTGCCCCAGTGAGATCACAGGGGGAACAGAGATCAGCAGGGGATGGGCTAACCAGGCGCCTAGCCTGGGACCCAGCCTGCTCTTTCTAGCTGTTCCTTCCCTCCCGATGACCCACACACATCAGTTGCCCCAGGAGAGGATGTTGCAACCCCCCCTgtgcaaagcatgctgggaataTCCGAGAGCCAGCGGTACCCACAATCAGCAAGAGACAGGGATGCAGCCCTGCCTGTCTCCAAACAGGCATGTAGGAGAGTAAAGGCACCAGTCTAGGAGCCTGCACCATCTCTGCCCAGGCCCATCCTATGTGGGTAGGACCTGATGATTCTGTGCCCAAAGGCAAAATTTTAAAGTGTCTGTGGGGGGGAGGTGAccctggctgggggcagaggttGGAGCCACAGGCCCTGCTATCTCTGTCCTGATAAGGGCTTTATCTTATCACCCCAGCAAGGAGGGTCCAAGGCTCCCATCTCCAACCTGGATCCCAGAGTGGAAAAACTTCTCCAAGGACTTTACCCCCCTTGCCAATCAGCTGACCGGGCAGGGCCCAGCACGGGCAGGGAGGCAGCCCCATGGGAGGAAGAGGATGGTAGCTCTGGGGCGGCCACTCTGACCTGGTCCCATCCTCTCTGGAGCCAACATGGAGCAAGGTCGGAGAGCCCCTGGCGAAGCcaggcagaggaagagacagGGGCGAAGGCGGGCGGAAGAGGAGGAGATTCAGGGGCTGGATGgtgaggagcaggggcagagcgggggaggggggataggaaggaggaggaaggggaggtggGGTGCAGCATTTCAGGAGCTCTGGGAAGGCGCCCAAGTATCGACAGGACCTGCCAGGGCATCAGAgttgggcggggagggagggggcagtgcctgggtcCAGAGCAGTGACTGCCAAGCATGCAGGTGTCAGGCCTGGAGCAGCCTGGGGCATGTCACTggtgcctggggctggagcagcatgtgCCCGAGCAGCCTGTGCCATGTCACAGCCATGTGCGGGTGTCTGGTGGTGGCGTGTGGCATGTTACAGCCATGTGGGTTGCCTGGTGCATTGTGGTGAGCATGTGGCATTTCAGACCCATGTGCCCAAGCCCAggtagaaggggtggggtggggggtgggggtctgtgTCTTACCCAGCTGGGGtggacaggcagggagcttgccagGTGGGGCTGGCAGCTCAGGTGTTTCCCCTCATCCTTTTAACTcctagcagctgcagccctgggagcTCCAGGCTCAGGGGCTGGCACCAGCCTGTACTGGGGCTGGCATGTCAATGCCCCACCAGTCCCTGTGAGCCAGCAGGCTGGGCTGGCACCCAACCCCTCCTGCAGCGGTGTCCCCGATGCAGGCTCAGTGGGCTGGTTTCCAGGGACCCATCCATCCCACTCCAATTTGCCTCTGTCACAGTACGAGATGGCACCAAGCTGTGGTGGAAATGGGGTAGGGATCCCCAAACCTCCAGGCAAATAGGGATCTTTCCAGCCCTGTCACGTGGCCATGTTGCGGTGCCGGTGGCGTTGAGTTGTGGGGGCGTCAGGCCCTCAGAGAGCTGCCGACCCCTCTGGCGTGGACATGTGGGGCCCCCCATGCACCCCTGGCTCTGACAGGAGCTGGGCTATACAGCACCTCCCCTCCAGGAGGCACCACCCAGCGGGTGACACGTGACTGacccactgccccctgctccacccgCCAGGGAACATCGAGCAACAGGACAGTGTCACCAGCCTCATCCAATGGAGGAAACACATGGAGGTAAGGCAGGGCTCCACCTGGATCTGGGGTGGGccgggggatgggatggggtgggcatCGGGGGCTGGCTGGATGGTTGCCAAGGAAGGAGCAATGGGCAGGTCCCCTGGGAGAGCTCTTCCCCCCGGGCAGCTTGTCTCctgtggggtaggggtgggggggaatcaggGCTAGAGGAGGACGCTGATGGCTCTGGAGCAGGGCACTGGGAGGAGCAGGTCCCCCCAAGGCCCTGGCACCAgctggcagagctgcaggggctggagggaggcagcTGGGATGAGGGTGTGAGAAATCGGGGGACAGAGGAAGCACCTCCCAGGTGCATGCTGGGATACTCCCTGGGGAGGCCAGTCACCACCTCATTCCCCTGGGGCAGACGGTGAAGTCGGAGCTGCTGGAGCAGATGCAGGGGCAGCTCGGAGACCTGCTGGACAAGGCCGTGGAGGAGGCCGCGCGGTCctacccgcagccccccaggaagggccagctggagagagaggataggtgagagcagggggcaggggatccacccacccagcaccctactccccccgcccagctctggggttcctctccctgccccaatgCGGCACCACCCTGGGGAGTCCCCTGCTTCAGGGATCCCCTTCCTGGCCGCCAGCCAACCAGGGATTCTCCCACCTAACCCAGACAGGGGTGTCTGGGGTGTGACACTGGATGCTGGGGGCACTGACATGGCAGCGGTGCTGAAAGCtggtgccccctcccctgcccagacACCACCCAGGCCCCCCTGCTGAGTGAAGTCACTCAGCCTGGGCCGGTAGcgagggtgctgggctgggactcagaacacctgggttctagtcccattcCTGCTgcatgaccatgggcaagtcactgcccccctctgtgcctcagtttcccctcctaccccTTGTCCAGTTAGCCCATGATCCCGTTAGGGTACAGGCAATGTCGATGTCACAGGGCCCCAATGGCAGCTGGAGTGCCAGCATCTACTGCCCTGTTAACCAGCGCTCTAAGCATCAGACTGGAGACCCCCATGTGCTGATCCCCCCGGGGGGATACCTTCCACCACCCACCTTGCAGCTGGTGGGGATGGTGACCAGCTGCTCTCTACCCTAGAAGTGCAGTGGGTGTGAGGACGTGGCTGTGAAAGCCCCTTCCCCGGTCTGTGGTTGCTGCTTGGTGCCAGTGGACATGAACCTGGCTACTCCAGAAGCCCAATACTCTCTGGCTTGAGCTGCAGGAGAATCCCTGTTAGAAATTAGCAGTGTAGGGCCTGTGAGACACAGCTGAGCTCTTCTGGTTCCACCCAGTAGCCGGCAGCAGTGAGCATGCACCAGCTCATTAGAAAGGGGTGGCCATTACCCTGGGATGGAAGGTGCATGAGGAAAGCAGTACCGATTCGGGGGGTGGGGGTTTCTCCCCCGGGTCTAACCCTAATCCCCCGTGGAATCCTTTAGGGGGAGAGGCTCCCTGCTGGAAAAGCGGAAGGTGTTCGTCGACCGGCAGTCGCTGCTCGAGTGAGTACGGCCCGGCTTGGCACGGCCTGCGCAtacaggggcagggagctgcaccGAGATACCCATGTGTGCCAGCCTGATGCCAGGGGCAAGGCAGCAGCACCTTGCAGCTGGGATGGACCCAACACCCATCCAGAGCCCTGAATGCCCAGCACAGGGCACCTGACAGGATGGGCTCATCTTGGGGCTGCCTCGGCGAGACTTGAAGGCTGCTCAGAGACCCTAAAGGCAACCAAGGAGTAGCTGGGGTGAGGGATTGCCCCCCCACATCCAGAACTGCCCCCTCTCCCCGACATGCCCTGGAATGGCCTCTGTGCTGTTGAATCTTACagaatgggaggtgggggagacagagctggggaggggagagctgtgTGCGCCCCTAGAGGGGCCCCTTGTGCTGGTGCTGCAGGGCAACCATGAGTTGGGTCAttgagtcaggacacctgggttctctgcccagctgtgggaggggaatgggatctACTGGCTAgagtggtggggctgggaatcagcactcctgggttccattctcaactctggaaggggagcggggtctagtggctagagttgcggggggtgggggctgggaatcaggagtcctggctgtgcCACAATCTTAGATGAGTCTCgttgccactctgtgcctcagtttacccacttgtaaaatggggatgaggaTTTGCCAGCAGCTTTGTTACTGAAGGTTAGAGGAGTCGCCCGCCCCCAGCCAGGAAGAAGCTGTGGACACAGGGAGGGTGGGGTACTTCCTGCCCTTCCCCTAGTTCTGGGTGGGTAGCATGACCTCCCTGCCCGGCTCTTTTCCAGCGAGCTGATGGAGGTGGAGCACTTCCGAACCATCTACCACATGTTCATCGCCATGCTCTGTGTCTTCATCGTCAGCACTGTCGCCGTGGACTTCATCGACCAAGGGAGGTATGGCAGGAGGATCCCCGCCTCAACCAATCATGGCCTTTTGTGCCTGGGGGTATGGCCAAGGGGGAATCCCTGCCCTGACCAATCACAGCACAGTGTTCCTGGGGATGTGGTAGATCTCCAGGGCCCCACATCCCAGCCTGAGAGACCACAGCTTGCACTGAAGAGGAGAAAgtggcattttctccagcccctcccccccccaccctggggagACCCTTCCTCTCTACCCATTCAGCGATGATAGCAGCAGGgcggggtgtgtgggaggggggtttaACCACGAGAACATGAGTTGGGCCCTGTCCCCTGCACGGGGAGAATATACGACCCAAGGGCTTCCCAAGGGAGCACTGGGTGGAAGCCTGGGGCAGCCTTCGCCGGTGTCCGTAAGAGTCGGGAAGGTCCATAGCATTTGCCATAGGGCAGTGACGGTTCACAGGAGGGCTTTAGGGACACAAAGATCCCTTGTGAAGGTTCATGGAGCCATGAACACCACTAGTGGAATGCCATAGGGCCCTGAGGGTGCACAGGGCCATGAACACCCCTAGTGGAATGCTATAGGGCCCTGAAGATCTGTAGGGCCATGAGTGTCCCTAGGGCCCATGATGCATGGAGGGTCCATCGTGCAGCTCTGAGTCCTGCatcaccctcctctccccctgcagcttAATCCTGGACTTTGACCTCTTCATCTTTGCCTTCGGGCGTCTCCCCATGGCGCTGGCCACCTGGATGGTCATGTTCCTCTACACCCTGCTGGTCCCCTACAAAGCCCTGCAGCTGTGGGCTGGCTCCTACCACACCATGCTCTTCCCCCGCCTCTTCACTGCCATCCTCTGGGGGGCGCTGCTGGCCTGCCACGCCGCCGTGCTTGGCTTCTACCCCGTCTACATGGTGATCCAGCACCAGCTCCCACCTGCATCCAGGTTCATTGTCATCCTCGAGCAGGTGAGTGCCatggggctgggcacagaggggcagaaccaggcacaggcagggcagaaGGGCCCCATGGCTCAGCAGGACTAGTTGTCCTGTCCTGCAGTCACCGTCCGGCTGTCCCGTACTTCTGCTTGTCCCACTGTAGATGTCTCCAACCAGATGTTTCTCTGGGCAAATTCCTGGAGTCTCCCTGAGCATCTGGCTCAGCACACAGCCCACAAAGCTAGGGTTGTCCTATCTTTCTGGATGGGGACCCAGCTTCCACAGTGGGGTCCACATGGGATGCAGGTAGAAGGGGGAAGATTGGAGCTGTGAGAGGAGCTAGCCAGATTCTCGGTACGGTGTCCATGCATCAATGTCTTCTAGGGAACCGaggacacccccagccctgctgcagctctggctggCAGTGAGgggctggctctctggggaacaGCCGGGTCAGGAGCATGAGCAAAGTTCCCTGTTCCCTCCTCTCCAGATCCGGTTCTTGATGAAAAGCCATTCGTTCCTGCGGGAGGCCGTACCCGGCATCATCCATGCCAAGCCGCCAGACGGTGAGTACTGATCGCAGGACCCCTCTCTGCCAGTACCCAGTGCCAGCCAAGGCCCCTCTCTGCCGGTACCCAGTGCCAGCCAGGGCCTGGTGCCAGCCAGGGCCCGGTGCCAGCCAGGGCCCCTCTCTGCCAGTACCCAGTGCCAGCCAGGGCCTGGTGCCAGCCAGGGCCCTACTCTGCCGGTACTTGGTGCCAGCCAGGGCCCCTCTCTGCCAGGGCCTGGTGCCAGCCAgggcccctctgcctctcccccagcgCTCCCTGCAGACATTTCCGAGCCACACATTTGGTTTTCTCCTTCCAGGGGAGGTGAAGCCGCCTGCATTGTCAACATACTTGTATTTTCTGTTCTGCCCCACGCTGATCTACAGAGAGAGCTACCCCAGGTGAGCCTGTTGCATGCCATggcaaagggggaggaggggcaccaGGGACACCACTCCTCTGCCAGCTTCCTGAGGGGGGCTGTGCTGAGAACAGAGGGATCTACACCTGGGAGCAACCCCACTCCTCCCAGGCTTGACCTGCTTCCCATGAGCGTGCTGGGTCTGTGAGCAAGTGGGAGGGACGGGGGGGGCATAGTCTGAAGCTCCAGCCACTGACCGACTCCCTTCCCCCAGGACCCCTTACGTCCGGTGGAAATACGTTGCTCAGAACTTCGCCAAGGTGAGAACGGCTGCTTTCCTCTGAAATCGTTTCCTAGTGTTCAAGGCCTTCCGGTCTGACCCCCTGTCTCAACCAGGGGTGCCCCTAAATGCGTTGCATTTTGCCCAGATATCCTCACGGGGTGCCCAAACGGGCTAAAGCACTTCAGTCCTCGGGGAAGCTGACCTGGTGTGTGCCACTGGCAAAGAACAGGAGGGACTGTGGtgccaccaatgcctgaggcccccaGTGACaggaattgattaggtgagacGTTTCCAGCAGGCGagccgtgccccatgctgcagagaaaggcaaaaaatccCTAAGAGCCTTCCCAGCCGTGATCCatcgatcagttagaccctgagcacgtaAGGGTtgatctacaccaggggtgggcaaactacggcccgtgggccggatccggcccctcagggctttggatctggctcgcgggattgccaccccccGGTGCCGCTCCCAGAAACTGCCAGCccctggtgtggggggggggggccgggcagagggctctgtgcgctgccctcgcctccaggcaccgccccctgcagctcccattggccgggaacggggaaccacggccaatgggagcttcagaggaggtacccacaggcaagggcagtgcgcagagccttCTGTCCCCCCCCCGtttcccccaggggccgcagtgacgtggtgccagccgcttccaggagtggcgccacgcagggccaggcaaggcaggcagggagcctgccctggcaccgGTGCACGCCACTGCCACCTCGaagccgctccaggtaagcggtGTCAGgccagagcccgaacccctcttgtaccccgcaccccaaccccctgccctgagccccctgcagcaCCTCAACCCCATGCAGCACTCCAcactcttcctgcaccccaaccccctgccctgagacccctgcacccctcctgcaccccaaccccctgccctgagccccctgcagcaCCTCAACCCCATGcagcactccacacccctcctgcaccccaaccccctgccctgagcctcctgctgcatcccacacccctcctgcaccccaacccccatcctgagCCATCTGccgcacccctcctacaccccaaccccctgccctaagccctctgctgcacctcacacccctcctgcaccccaactgcctgctctgagccccctccagcactctgcacccctccctgcactcctgccctgagccccttcttgcACTCcgcacaccctcctgcaccctaacccccttccctgagccccttcatataccctgcacccctcctctgccccaaccccttgtcctgagccccttcctgcacaccacaccccctcccatgccctgcactccctcctgcaccccaaccccctggcccagccctgcatgcaatttccccatccagatgttGCCCTCGGGCCCAAAAGTTTGCCACCCCGATCTATGCTGGCATAAGCATAGCTACCTCTCAGGGATCAAATCCACACCCCAGAAAGACGCAGCTATGCCAGGCTAACccttggaagaattcttccgtccacctagctaccgcctcttggggaggtagattaGCTACGTGGCTACACTGAAGCGCAGTAGCGAGGGACTGCATTTTAAGAGGAGACGTGGCCTTCCCACCAGGCAGGAATCTAAAGAGAGGAAGACCGTCACTCAGCCCTCTTCCAGAGCGGGCCGTGCGCAATGCCAGCTGGCGGAGGGGAAGGATGGCTGTGCGGTTTCAATCCTCTCCTGCCCTGTGACACACTCCCCTGTGCCCCCAGGCGAGTCACTCAGTCCCTCggtccctcagtttcccatctgtaaaatgaggatgattgACGTTTCCCAGCAAACTTGTTTTTCGCTGGAAAATCGGGGCGGGTTTGATAAAACTTTTTCCGGCAGAAGTGTCTGCTTCCTGCTGAGAGTTTtgacttggggggcaggggaagggggtgtcaAAAATGCCAGAAAGCGGAAATGTTTTGGTGGAAAATTGTCCCACTGAGGGAGGCTTCTgggaggagctggagcggggagtGTCCCCAGATCtaaccctgccccccagcagagTCTGCTCATTCCAGGGGCCCTTTGCGAGGTGCGGGGGGGGAGCAGCATCCCTGACTGGGTCCCCCCCCCGGCAGTTCCTGGGCTGCCTGTTCTATAGCTATTTCATCCTGGAGCGTCTCTGCATCCCCGTCTTCACCAACATGAGCAAGCAGCCCTTCAGCATCAAGACGCTGGTGCTGTCCATCTTCAACGCCACCCTTCCAGGTACCCCGCCCCCGCCACTCCCCTCCTTGGGTGGGGctagggagagggggcagagctgtgcagagctgagaGGGGCCATGTGGGGCTGGGTGCATGGGGggactgtgggaggaggggtcatATGGGACTGGGGGTGTGATAATTGTTGTAACTAACCAGCAAGCCAGGGTAGCTGGCCTGGGTGGCAGTGCCCTCTAAGGGTCAGGGCAATCCCGCTGTGGAACAACGGGCGTGGAGGTTGCCGAGGCTGTAGCAACAGGAATTGGCAAGTGGTCCCAGGGTGTGATGGGTGGAGGAGGCCCCGGAGGTGACAGACTGcattggggcggggggcagagacCAGACTCGCCTGCCCCAGCACGGAGCCGTCCAGCCCAACCCAGGCCAGACGCCCCCTCTCGCCACTGCAGGGaccttcctgctgctcctgtcGTTTTTTGCCTTCCTGCACTGCTGGCTCAATGCCTTCGCCGAGATGCTGCGCTTTGCGGACCGGACCTTCTACAAGgtgagcggggggagggaggggagggccctctggggccagccctgccgcCACCCACCCTGATGTGGGACCCATAGAAAGCTCGAgggcctcttctccccacacccctGAAATTCTCAGCCAGGATGCCCTGTGCCAGggctctgcctgccccctgctgggggctcCTGAGCTGGCTTGCAGTGCCCAGGCCCAGATGGGCTCCCCTGTGCCatggagctgggaggggaagggatggcaACTCTGTCTGAGAGCTACAAGATGGGCAGAGGGCACTACTAGTAGagcggagctgcagggggtgggggacaccAAAGCTCCAGGGCCACGTGGGTACCATGGGTGCTGCAGACAGGCGTGCACACGCGGGTGGGCGCTGCAGCACACTCGGCCCGGGCTCACTCCCGTCTCTTCCTCGTCCCTCTCCCCGCACGCGTGCCCAGGACTGGTGGAACTCCACATCCTTCGCCACCTACTACCGGACGTGGAACGTGGTGGTTCACGACTGGCTTTACTACTATGTCTACCAGGACCTGTTCTGGGTACGTGGCCCTGGTGCCGGTCGGACATTGCGGCCGTCACTGCGGAACCTGGCAGGGGTGCAGGTGGCGCTTGGAGCCTTGTTCAGTCAGGGGGCTCTGCAGATGACCATATCCCAGATCCGGCTCCCTGGCCCAGGCCAGCGGCCCTGATGGAAGGGGGCGCTCGCCAGCCCAGGCAGTGAGGATGGTGCCCCTGGATTCAATGAAACAGGGGCGTTGGGCTCTGAAAGGATCCTCGCTGCTCTCCGTCCAGCTCAGGGTGCCAGGCGAACAGCCAGAGATGGTCCTGGGTTGGGGAGGTAGATGCTGGGAGGGGACACAGTGGGGCTCCCTCCTCTGGATCCAGCTCCCTGCTGCGGGGTGGTCTCATGCAGAGGAAAGGATCTAGGCCGGGAtggtgcagagctgggggaaggacAAGGAGGGGGTCTCACCATAAGGGTGGCGTGGCACTAGACACATTCCTGGCAGAGCAAGGGTTAGTAATGGGATGGGCCATCGgcctgggg
Protein-coding regions in this window:
- the SOAT2 gene encoding sterol O-acyltransferase 2 yields the protein MEQGRRAPGEARQRKRQGRRRAEEEEIQGLDGNIEQQDSVTSLIQWRKHMETVKSELLEQMQGQLGDLLDKAVEEAARSYPQPPRKGQLEREDRGSLLEKRKVFVDRQSLLDELMEVEHFRTIYHMFIAMLCVFIVSTVAVDFIDQGSLILDFDLFIFAFGRLPMALATWMVMFLYTLLVPYKALQLWAGSYHTMLFPRLFTAILWGALLACHAAVLGFYPVYMVIQHQLPPASRFIVILEQIRFLMKSHSFLREAVPGIIHAKPPDGEVKPPALSTYLYFLFCPTLIYRESYPRTPYVRWKYVAQNFAKFLGCLFYSYFILERLCIPVFTNMSKQPFSIKTLVLSIFNATLPGTFLLLLSFFAFLHCWLNAFAEMLRFADRTFYKDWWNSTSFATYYRTWNVVVHDWLYYYVYQDLFWLFRGRSRVAAMLSVFITSAIVHEYVITLCFGFFYPVMFTLFAIIGVIFNFLLNDKRKSPIWNIIMWTCLFIGQGIQVCLYCQEWYAQIHCPLEQKTFWGLVTPRSWSCRS